Proteins encoded in a region of the Onychostoma macrolepis isolate SWU-2019 chromosome 20, ASM1243209v1, whole genome shotgun sequence genome:
- the cited2 gene encoding cbp/p300-interacting transactivator 2, producing the protein MVDRMMAMNHGRFPDAVNGHQHSARRMGMGQFSNALPQQQHYNVIMGDHMHYAGGNVNANHGIRHSMASGNNINGGIPNGNLPARFNSQFVGQGQQLAASMQLQKLNTPYYSHHTHPSHHHHYMHELHPASHQLNGTGQQFRDSNAKQNTSGVPLPGHHMPAAMLPPNVIDTDFIDEEVLMSLVIEMGLDRIKELPELWLGQNEFDFMTDFVCKQQPSRVSC; encoded by the coding sequence ATGGTAGACCGCATGATGGCAATGAACCATGGACGTTTCCCAGATGCTGTGAATGGGCATCAGCACTCCGCGCGCAGGATGGGAATGGGACAGTTTTCCAACGCGCTTCCCCAGCAGCAGCACTATAACGTTATCATGGGAGATCACATGCATTACGCGGGAGGGAATGTAAACGCAAACCACGGGATCCGGCATTCCATGGCCTCTGGGAATAATATAAATGGAGGGATCCCCAATGGCAACTTGCCTGCCCGCTTTAACTCCCAGTTTGTCGGACAAGGGCAGCAACTCGCTGCCAGCATGCAGTTGCAGAAGCTCAACACGCCTTACTACAGTCACCACACGCATCCTTCCCATCATCACCATTACATGCACGAACTGCACCCCGCCAGCCACCAGTTAAACGGGACAGGACAGCAGTTCCGAGACAGTAACGCTAAGCAGAACACGTCTGGGGTTCCTCTGCCTGGCCACCACATGCCTGCAGCAATGCTGCCCCCCAACGTTATCGACACGGATTTTATTGACGAGGAGGTCTTGATGTCACTGGTGATAGAAATGGGCTTGGACCGAATAAAGGAGCTGCCAGAGCTCTGGCTGGGACAGAATGAGTTTGATTTCATGACAGACTTCGTTTGTAAGCAACAGCCCAGTCGAGTGAGCTGTTAA